A single window of Candidatus Desulfofervidus auxilii DNA harbors:
- a CDS encoding radical SAM protein, with product MLKINELFYSLQGETSYIGLPCIFIRLTGCNLRCKYCDTKYAYTEGKEYNLDKIISFVSRFQIKLVMITGGEPLLQKEVIPLIEELISVGYKVLIETNGSLPINILPEKAICIMDIKCPGSGMSEYMMWENIDYLKEKDEVKFVISDYNDYVWAKNILKKYELLKRCQVLFSPVFQKLDLRVLAEWILKDELFVRIQPQLHKFIWGEKRGV from the coding sequence ATGTTAAAAATTAATGAATTGTTTTATAGTTTACAAGGAGAAACTTCTTATATAGGATTACCCTGTATCTTTATTCGACTTACAGGCTGTAATCTTCGATGTAAATATTGTGATACAAAATATGCTTATACAGAAGGGAAAGAATATAATTTAGATAAAATCATTTCTTTTGTAAGTAGATTTCAGATAAAATTAGTAATGATTACCGGTGGTGAACCACTTTTACAGAAAGAGGTAATTCCTTTAATTGAAGAATTAATTAGTGTAGGCTATAAGGTACTTATAGAAACTAATGGCAGTCTTCCAATTAATATTTTACCTGAAAAAGCTATTTGTATTATGGACATTAAATGTCCTGGCAGTGGTATGAGTGAATATATGATGTGGGAAAATATTGATTATCTTAAAGAAAAAGACGAAGTTAAATTTGTTATTTCAGATTATAATGATTATGTTTGGGCAAAGAATATTTTAAAGAAATATGAGCTCTTAAAACGTTGTCAAGTACTTTTTTCGCCTGTATTTCAGAAACTTGATTTAAGAGTATTAGCAGAATGGATTTTAAAAGATGAGTTATTTGTAAGAATTCAACCTCAGTTACATAAATTTATTTGGGGAGAAAAAAGGGGGGTATAA
- the tatA gene encoding twin-arginine translocase TatA/TatE family subunit, whose amino-acid sequence MFGIGLPELLIILFIILIIFGASRLPEIGAGLGQGIRNFKKAFKEEKAIDVTPDKELEEKERTDKET is encoded by the coding sequence ATGTTTGGGATTGGATTACCTGAATTATTAATCATTTTATTTATCATCTTAATCATCTTTGGAGCTAGTCGTCTACCAGAAATTGGAGCAGGACTAGGACAAGGTATTCGTAATTTTAAAAAGGCTTTTAAAGAGGAGAAAGCTATTGATGTTACACCCGATAAAGAATTGGAAGAAAAAGAAAGAACAGATAAAGAAACCTGA
- a CDS encoding cytochrome c biogenesis protein ResB → MKIILEKIFHFLSSVRLTIILLILLALACTCGTLLPQNQPLTIYQKQFGNLGTKLIDALSLNDVYHAIWFQLLLFSLSINLIICSLDRLPKTWRLWRYEKKEVDKKFFKHLPLSEKIICSMPLEKAKEKIISLFEKDFPKIEVISNPVFALYGKKGNISYWGPYIVHSGILVVLLGAIITSVFGFSGSMFIPEGEVSNTVFLHGKGHKIHNLPFSLKCEKFIIEYYPNGTPKEYISHLTIIDGKQKIPKIIKVNAPLDYRGFRFYQANYGVASRPTLTLFVINRKTGEKFEITVPFNQSVSLPDGKGSIKVVRAFSDLMNMGPAFQLVVIEDDKPQTTWVIERFPQFDAMHRKGKYAFVLKNYTRYTGLQVKKDPGVWIVWIGCLIIIGGLAIGLFVIPQKMWLHLTPHPKGCEILIGGMATKRRTLFKHTFQRWIKQIREGLSCGT, encoded by the coding sequence ATGAAAATTATTTTGGAAAAAATTTTCCATTTTCTCAGTTCAGTTCGATTAACCATTATTTTACTTATCCTTTTAGCTCTAGCATGCACTTGTGGTACTCTTTTGCCACAAAACCAACCATTAACGATTTATCAAAAACAATTTGGTAACTTAGGAACAAAACTTATTGATGCTTTATCCCTTAATGATGTTTATCATGCTATTTGGTTCCAATTACTTCTTTTTTCTTTATCTATTAATCTTATTATTTGTTCTTTGGATCGCTTGCCAAAAACATGGCGTCTGTGGCGTTATGAAAAAAAAGAAGTAGATAAAAAATTCTTTAAACATCTCCCCCTTTCTGAAAAAATTATTTGTTCAATGCCTTTAGAAAAAGCTAAAGAAAAAATTATATCATTATTTGAAAAAGATTTTCCTAAAATAGAAGTAATTTCTAATCCTGTTTTTGCTCTTTATGGGAAAAAAGGAAACATCAGTTATTGGGGGCCATATATTGTTCATTCAGGTATTCTTGTAGTTTTACTTGGAGCAATTATTACTTCTGTTTTTGGCTTTTCAGGAAGTATGTTCATTCCTGAAGGAGAAGTAAGCAATACTGTATTTTTGCATGGAAAAGGTCATAAAATTCACAATTTACCATTTAGTCTTAAATGTGAAAAATTTATAATAGAATATTATCCGAATGGAACACCCAAAGAATATATCTCTCATTTAACAATCATTGATGGCAAACAAAAGATTCCCAAAATTATAAAAGTTAATGCTCCTTTAGATTATCGTGGCTTTCGATTTTACCAAGCAAATTATGGTGTAGCCTCTAGACCCACTTTAACTCTTTTTGTTATTAACCGAAAAACAGGAGAAAAATTTGAAATAACAGTTCCTTTTAATCAGTCAGTTTCTTTACCAGATGGCAAAGGTTCCATTAAGGTTGTTAGAGCTTTTTCAGATTTAATGAATATGGGACCAGCCTTTCAGTTAGTAGTAATAGAAGATGATAAACCTCAAACTACATGGGTAATAGAAAGATTTCCGCAATTTGATGCCATGCACCGTAAAGGAAAATATGCTTTTGTTCTAAAAAATTATACTCGCTATACAGGCTTACAAGTAAAAAAAGACCCAGGAGTATGGATAGTATGGATAGGTTGTTTGATTATAATTGGCGGATTAGCAATTGGATTATTTGTCATACCACAAAAAATGTGGCTTCATTTAACACCACATCCTAAAGGATGTGAAATTTTAATTGGTGGCATGGCAACTAAGAGACGAACACTATTTAAACATACCTTTCAACGCTGGATTAAACAGATAAGAGAGGGTTTATCATGTGGAACATAA
- a CDS encoding PAS domain-containing sensor histidine kinase, with product MIDIAKCKQVEKILKKFQKKSKEILDNIPTCITIYKVQEDGKIILTYLNRKAEEIYNLSVSVLGKSIDEVYPEINQIGLASWIRQVHKTGQILNIPPTPWRKSHSVDDIYWFEHSICKSGDEVIVISEDVTEKVIAELNKHQNLEYSVNDIIHDFNNVLATISIATDLLSIKIKEKNLIKYLIMIKSAVKRGKNIFNKMFKSVRKNALELTPISLVEIMKNIKDFLNYLLSKKILIILEKTVEEDKILGNKNELQQVLMNLCLNAINVMPKNGLLILKLEKISGKNLKKRFKKSEQIDYFCLSISNSNTEDYSETIEKNANLYIAHDIIKSHQGFIDIENQPGRGTIFKIYLPQTEILK from the coding sequence ATGATTGATATTGCAAAATGTAAACAAGTAGAGAAAATATTAAAAAAATTTCAAAAAAAATCTAAAGAAATACTTGATAACATTCCAACATGTATAACTATATATAAAGTTCAAGAAGACGGTAAAATTATCCTTACTTATTTAAATCGAAAAGCAGAGGAAATATATAATCTTTCAGTATCTGTATTAGGAAAAAGTATTGATGAAGTTTATCCAGAAATTAATCAAATAGGACTAGCTTCTTGGATCCGACAGGTTCATAAAACTGGACAAATTTTAAACATTCCTCCTACTCCTTGGAGAAAAAGTCATTCAGTAGATGATATTTATTGGTTTGAACATAGCATTTGCAAGTCTGGAGATGAAGTAATAGTTATTTCAGAAGATGTTACTGAAAAGGTAATAGCAGAATTAAACAAACATCAAAACTTGGAATACTCAGTTAACGATATTATTCATGACTTTAACAATGTATTGGCAACTATTTCGATAGCAACTGATCTTTTATCAATAAAAATAAAAGAAAAAAATCTAATTAAATACCTAATTATGATAAAATCAGCAGTAAAAAGGGGGAAAAATATTTTTAACAAAATGTTTAAATCTGTTAGAAAAAATGCTTTAGAATTAACACCTATTTCACTTGTAGAAATTATGAAAAATATTAAGGATTTTTTGAACTATTTGCTTTCTAAGAAAATTTTAATAATATTAGAAAAAACAGTAGAAGAAGACAAAATTTTAGGAAATAAAAATGAACTTCAACAAGTTTTAATGAATCTTTGTCTCAATGCAATTAATGTCATGCCTAAAAATGGTTTGTTAATTTTGAAGTTAGAAAAAATTTCAGGAAAAAATTTAAAAAAACGATTTAAAAAAAGCGAACAAATAGATTATTTTTGTCTTTCTATAAGTAACTCAAACACAGAAGATTATTCCGAAACCATAGAAAAAAATGCAAATTTATATATTGCTCATGACATTATTAAATCCCATCAAGGATTTATTGACATAGAAAATCAACCAGGAAGAGGTACTATTTTTAAAATTTATCTTCCACAAACAGAAATATTAAAATGA
- the ccsB gene encoding c-type cytochrome biogenesis protein CcsB: MWNIKILSYVTFLYLGCFLLYLAVVIFRKERFWKIATYSTIFTLILHTFGIILRWIESHKLGIGHAPLSNLYESLIFFAWCIALLYLFIERKYKNPYLGAFVIPFAFLIMAYASFSPDVNSRIEPLLPALKSNWLIAHVITCFLAYGAFAVSCGLSIIYLLRKKEGKFWNIFPPKSQLDELIYQTIAFGFTFLTIGIVTGAVWADKAWGSYWSWDPKETWSLITWFVYALFLHCRMIRGWRETKMAIVSIIGFISVLFTYFGVNFLLSGLHSYAKPG, encoded by the coding sequence ATGTGGAACATAAAGATTCTAAGCTATGTCACCTTCCTTTATCTTGGTTGTTTTCTGCTCTATTTGGCTGTGGTAATTTTTAGAAAAGAACGATTTTGGAAAATAGCGACTTATTCTACTATTTTTACACTTATTCTTCATACATTTGGTATAATTTTACGCTGGATAGAATCTCATAAATTAGGAATTGGTCATGCTCCTTTGTCAAATCTTTATGAATCTCTCATTTTCTTTGCTTGGTGCATAGCACTTTTATATCTTTTTATTGAAAGAAAATACAAAAATCCATATTTAGGTGCTTTTGTCATTCCATTTGCCTTTCTTATTATGGCTTATGCATCCTTTTCACCTGATGTAAATAGTCGTATTGAGCCTTTACTTCCAGCATTAAAAAGCAATTGGCTAATTGCTCATGTAATTACTTGTTTTCTTGCCTATGGTGCTTTTGCTGTTTCTTGTGGTTTAAGTATCATATATTTACTTCGGAAAAAAGAAGGTAAATTTTGGAATATATTTCCACCAAAATCCCAACTAGATGAATTAATTTATCAGACTATTGCTTTTGGTTTTACCTTTCTTACTATAGGTATTGTTACCGGAGCAGTATGGGCAGATAAAGCTTGGGGAAGCTATTGGAGTTGGGATCCAAAAGAGACCTGGTCATTAATTACTTGGTTTGTTTATGCCCTTTTTCTTCATTGCCGCATGATAAGAGGTTGGCGTGAAACAAAAATGGCAATTGTTTCTATTATTGGTTTCATTTCAGTCCTATTTACTTATTTTGGTGTCAATTTTCTTCTTTCTGGTTTACACAGCTATGCAAAACCAGGATAA
- a CDS encoding macro domain-containing protein, with protein sequence MEKRINKTQLEITKGDITKLAVDAIVNAAGPSLVMGGGVAGAILKAGGQEIQEECYKYAPIKAGEAVITTGGKLKAKHVIHAVGPRWGEGEEEEKLRNAVLNSLKLAEKYKLKSIAFPAISTGIFGCPKPWAASVMLKAAIDYLKEKTGLEKVIFCLYSEDDFKLWCKVLEEMNV encoded by the coding sequence ATGGAGAAAAGGATTAATAAAACACAATTGGAAATTACAAAAGGAGATATTACAAAATTAGCTGTGGATGCTATTGTCAATGCTGCTGGCCCAAGTCTTGTTATGGGCGGTGGTGTAGCTGGAGCTATCCTTAAAGCAGGAGGACAGGAAATCCAAGAAGAATGTTATAAATATGCTCCAATAAAGGCAGGTGAGGCAGTAATTACTACTGGTGGAAAATTAAAAGCTAAACATGTTATTCATGCTGTTGGTCCTCGTTGGGGTGAGGGTGAAGAAGAAGAAAAATTAAGAAATGCAGTATTAAACAGCTTAAAACTGGCTGAAAAATATAAGTTAAAAAGCATTGCATTTCCTGCTATTAGTACAGGTATTTTTGGATGTCCAAAACCTTGGGCTGCTTCTGTGATGCTAAAAGCAGCTATAGATTATTTAAAAGAAAAAACCGGACTAGAAAAAGTTATATTCTGTCTTTATAGTGAGGATGACTTTAAACTTTGGTGTAAAGTTTTAGAGGAAATGAATGTATAA
- a CDS encoding MogA/MoaB family molybdenum cofactor biosynthesis protein has product MYKVGVLTISDKGSKGEREDKSGKLLQEILKKSGFEIKAYTIVPDEEIAIIEKLKEWTDKKQLDLILTTGGTGLTPRDVTPEATQKIIEKIIPGIEEALRIEGMKKTPFSILSRGIAGIRKKTLIINLPGSPKAVQESMEIILPILFHAIDKIKGDLKECG; this is encoded by the coding sequence ATGTATAAAGTAGGAGTACTTACAATAAGTGATAAGGGAAGTAAAGGGGAAAGAGAAGATAAAAGTGGCAAATTACTTCAGGAAATTCTTAAAAAATCTGGTTTTGAAATTAAAGCTTATACAATTGTACCAGATGAAGAAATAGCTATTATTGAAAAATTAAAAGAATGGACAGATAAGAAACAATTAGATTTGATTTTAACAACCGGAGGCACAGGTTTAACACCTAGAGATGTTACTCCTGAAGCTACACAAAAAATTATAGAAAAAATTATACCTGGAATAGAAGAAGCATTACGAATAGAAGGAATGAAAAAAACACCTTTTTCTATACTTTCACGTGGCATAGCAGGTATTAGAAAAAAAACCCTTATCATTAATTTGCCTGGTAGTCCAAAAGCTGTTCAAGAAAGTATGGAGATAATTCTTCCTATTTTATTCCATGCTATTGATAAAATTAAGGGAGATTTAAAAGAGTGTGGATAA
- the murJ gene encoding murein biosynthesis integral membrane protein MurJ produces MSLKSKLVRAASIYTFGILISRILGVGREIAIAYFLGTSAAADAFFVAFRLPNLWRRLFAEGSLAIVFVPVFTEHLLKSKKEAIKLARVVITLLGVILLGLSFLGVIFAPLLINLIAPGFSNFPTKFSLAVNLTRIMFPYVFFICLTALFIAILNSLGYFAAPAFCYAFLNISMILSLFVAHILGLVPVYCLAIGVIVGGILQLGLQLPFLYKEGFSFKPLWQKHPALKRIFTLMGPAVVGAAVYQLSIFINTILASFLPEGSISYLYYADRLVQFPLALFAFSFGTASLPTLSAQAVKNDLESFKNTLCFGFQTVFFFILPASIGLIVLGDSIITILLERGAFSPASTKATMQALFFYAIGLPFFSALRLLTTAFYAFQDTKTPVKISVICLFLNAILGLILMRPLKHAGLALTTSIVSGLNVFILLYFLRKKIKPLFSIDFWLALGKTTLAALGMGIILWQIKSIIIKPSLILISGIPLGIATFFLLASMLGCNEMAIIKEKLLRRGGL; encoded by the coding sequence ATGAGTCTAAAAAGTAAGCTTGTTCGAGCAGCAAGCATATATACCTTTGGTATTTTAATAAGTCGAATACTTGGAGTAGGACGAGAAATAGCCATTGCTTATTTTTTGGGAACAAGTGCTGCTGCTGATGCTTTTTTTGTTGCCTTTCGTTTGCCAAATTTATGGCGTCGTTTATTTGCTGAAGGAAGCCTTGCTATTGTTTTTGTCCCTGTTTTTACAGAACATCTTTTAAAATCAAAAAAAGAAGCTATTAAATTAGCTAGGGTTGTTATTACACTTCTTGGTGTTATATTATTAGGTTTAAGTTTTTTAGGTGTTATTTTTGCACCTTTATTGATAAATTTAATTGCTCCTGGATTTTCTAACTTTCCAACAAAATTTTCTCTTGCTGTAAATCTCACTCGCATTATGTTCCCTTATGTTTTTTTTATATGTCTTACTGCCTTATTTATTGCTATTTTGAATTCTTTAGGTTATTTTGCTGCTCCTGCTTTTTGTTATGCTTTTTTAAATATTTCCATGATATTAAGTTTGTTTGTTGCACATATTTTAGGATTAGTTCCTGTCTATTGTTTGGCAATTGGTGTTATAGTTGGGGGAATCTTGCAATTGGGTTTGCAGTTACCTTTTCTTTACAAAGAAGGATTTTCTTTTAAACCTTTGTGGCAAAAACATCCTGCTCTAAAACGTATTTTTACCCTTATGGGACCGGCTGTTGTTGGAGCAGCTGTTTATCAGCTAAGCATTTTTATAAATACTATTCTTGCTTCTTTTTTACCAGAGGGAAGTATTTCTTATCTTTATTATGCTGACAGATTAGTACAATTTCCTTTAGCTCTTTTTGCTTTTTCTTTTGGCACTGCAAGCCTACCTACTCTTTCAGCACAAGCAGTTAAAAATGATCTAGAATCTTTTAAAAATACCCTTTGTTTTGGTTTTCAGACTGTATTTTTTTTCATTTTACCAGCTAGTATTGGTTTAATAGTATTAGGTGATTCAATTATTACTATTCTTTTAGAAAGAGGAGCATTTTCTCCTGCTTCTACTAAAGCAACAATGCAGGCTTTGTTTTTTTATGCTATTGGTTTACCTTTTTTTAGTGCGCTTAGACTTTTGACTACTGCTTTTTATGCTTTTCAAGATACAAAAACACCAGTTAAAATAAGTGTAATATGTTTGTTTTTAAATGCTATTTTAGGTCTTATCTTAATGCGACCTTTAAAACATGCTGGACTTGCTTTAACAACTTCTATTGTTAGTGGATTAAATGTTTTTATTCTTTTATATTTCCTTAGAAAAAAAATCAAACCATTGTTTTCAATTGATTTTTGGTTAGCTTTAGGAAAAACTACATTAGCTGCTTTAGGTATGGGAATTATACTTTGGCAAATTAAATCTATAATTATAAAACCATCACTAATATTAATTAGCGGTATTCCTTTAGGTATAGCTACTTTTTTTCTTCTTGCTTCTATGTTAGGATGTAATGAAATGGCTATTATAAAAGAAAAATTATTACGCCGGGGTGGGCTTTGA
- the ychF gene encoding redox-regulated ATPase YchF: protein MGFKCGIVGLPNVGKSTLFNALTKGKAEVANYPFCTINPNMGVVAVPDSRLYEIAKKVEPKKVVPAILEFVDIAGLVKNASKGEGLGNQFLSYIRTVDAIVHVVRCFENPDVAHVEGEIDPERDIEIVNLELILADLATVEKRLEKLKRLAKIGDKQAKKQVSALLKLKDWLEKGNFIKNLSEIDEELEKIVKELQLLTAKPMMYVANVDENGLEEDNKWIVKIKEMAQKEKNAFIKICAQLEVELAELNEKERQEFIEALGLKESGLNQFVREGYRLLNLITFFTTVGAEIRAWTIKKGTKAPQAAGKIHSDMEKGFIKVEVVKYEDLIREGSISACKEKGLVSIEGKDYEVKDGDILYFRFNV, encoded by the coding sequence ATGGGTTTTAAATGTGGTATTGTTGGCTTGCCCAATGTGGGAAAATCTACTCTTTTTAATGCTTTAACCAAAGGGAAAGCTGAGGTAGCCAATTATCCTTTTTGTACAATCAATCCCAATATGGGTGTAGTGGCTGTACCTGATTCACGGCTTTATGAGATTGCTAAAAAGGTTGAGCCTAAAAAAGTTGTGCCAGCTATACTTGAGTTTGTAGATATTGCTGGTTTGGTAAAAAATGCTAGTAAAGGAGAAGGTTTGGGAAATCAATTTCTTTCGTACATAAGAACAGTAGATGCAATTGTCCATGTAGTGCGATGTTTTGAAAATCCAGATGTTGCTCATGTAGAGGGAGAAATTGACCCAGAAAGAGATATAGAGATTGTAAATTTAGAATTGATACTGGCTGATTTAGCTACAGTAGAAAAAAGATTAGAAAAATTAAAAAGGTTGGCAAAAATAGGTGATAAACAGGCAAAAAAACAAGTATCAGCACTTTTAAAGCTAAAAGATTGGCTTGAAAAAGGAAATTTTATAAAAAATCTTTCCGAAATTGATGAAGAGTTAGAAAAAATTGTTAAAGAATTGCAACTATTAACAGCAAAACCAATGATGTATGTGGCTAATGTTGATGAGAATGGATTGGAGGAAGATAATAAATGGATAGTAAAAATAAAGGAAATGGCTCAGAAAGAAAAAAATGCTTTTATAAAAATTTGTGCCCAACTTGAGGTAGAATTAGCAGAATTAAATGAAAAAGAAAGACAAGAGTTTATTGAGGCATTAGGTTTAAAAGAAAGTGGTCTCAATCAATTTGTTCGAGAGGGTTATAGGCTTTTAAATCTTATTACTTTTTTTACAACAGTAGGAGCTGAAATAAGAGCTTGGACAATAAAAAAAGGAACTAAAGCTCCACAAGCAGCAGGAAAGATTCATTCTGATATGGAAAAAGGCTTTATTAAAGTGGAAGTAGTAAAATATGAAGATTTAATTAGAGAAGGTTCTATTTCTGCCTGTAAAGAAAAAGGGCTTGTTAGTATAGAAGGGAAAGATTATGAAGTAAAAGATGGTGATATTCTTTATTTTAGATTTAATGTTTAG
- a CDS encoding DUF1992 domain-containing protein, whose product MWIFHKIAEKRIQEAMERGEFDNLEGKGKPLPREDDMEHVPPELRMAYKILKNAGCLPPELMLKKEIKELKDLLETMEDEKEIYLCCRRLNFLIMKLNMMRPTSPLLEEGQVYYKKIVYRMAKRRGKTSF is encoded by the coding sequence ATGTGGATTTTTCATAAAATTGCTGAAAAAAGAATTCAAGAGGCAATGGAAAGGGGAGAATTTGACAATCTTGAAGGTAAAGGAAAACCTTTACCACGTGAAGACGATATGGAACATGTTCCTCCAGAGTTAAGAATGGCTTATAAAATACTTAAAAATGCTGGATGCTTACCACCAGAACTGATGTTAAAAAAGGAAATTAAAGAGTTAAAAGATCTTCTTGAAACAATGGAAGATGAAAAAGAAATTTATCTTTGTTGTCGTCGACTTAATTTTCTTATTATGAAATTAAATATGATGCGTCCTACCTCTCCTTTACTAGAAGAAGGACAAGTTTATTACAAAAAAATTGTCTATCGTATGGCTAAACGGCGTGGAAAAACAAGTTTCTAA
- a CDS encoding 6-bladed beta-propeller, giving the protein MRRIILILSLSLLFSFNLFAKSLKEEVSETKLVPHILHLFDIREGMERDFLSYPSYVLVDANTKEIYVVDGGHSRLVIYTEDGYPLFVLDKNNGVEAPGGLWIDNEGYIYLCQSRKGKKLIGRISVFNPCLKWVRDIFLKGFPDAEKFRPRTVAVSKNRKIYVSGDGFPGVIVLDKAGKFLHIISPEDELSGMKGKADICAVYIDKQGRIYLLSEGYGRVYVYDKDENFLFKFGQKGGSTGKLSRPRGIAVDEINHWIFIVDYMRHTISVYSYEGKYLFEFGGKGWGAGWFQYPNFIWVDPAQRVLIADTFNQRIQVIQVKAVTSTFERKEGILVPGFPLRLETR; this is encoded by the coding sequence GTGAGAAGAATTATTTTAATATTATCATTATCATTACTATTTTCTTTTAATCTATTTGCTAAATCATTAAAAGAAGAAGTTTCAGAGACAAAATTAGTACCTCATATTCTTCACCTTTTTGATATTCGTGAAGGTATGGAAAGAGATTTTCTTTCTTATCCTTCTTATGTGTTGGTAGATGCTAATACAAAAGAGATTTATGTCGTAGATGGAGGTCATAGTCGGCTTGTCATTTATACTGAAGATGGTTATCCTCTTTTTGTACTAGATAAAAATAATGGAGTAGAAGCTCCCGGAGGTTTATGGATTGATAATGAAGGCTATATTTATCTGTGCCAATCAAGGAAGGGTAAAAAACTTATTGGTAGGATTTCTGTTTTTAATCCCTGTCTTAAGTGGGTAAGAGATATTTTTTTAAAAGGATTTCCTGATGCGGAAAAATTTCGTCCTAGGACTGTGGCTGTAAGTAAGAATAGAAAAATTTATGTCAGTGGCGATGGATTTCCTGGAGTAATAGTTTTAGATAAAGCAGGTAAATTTTTGCATATTATTTCTCCTGAAGATGAATTATCAGGAATGAAGGGAAAAGCTGATATTTGTGCAGTATATATAGATAAACAAGGAAGAATTTATCTTTTAAGCGAAGGTTATGGTCGAGTGTATGTTTATGATAAAGATGAAAATTTTCTTTTTAAATTTGGCCAAAAAGGAGGTAGTACAGGTAAATTAAGCCGTCCTCGTGGAATTGCTGTGGATGAGATAAATCACTGGATTTTTATTGTGGATTATATGCGGCATACAATTAGTGTTTATTCTTATGAAGGAAAATATCTTTTTGAATTTGGAGGAAAGGGATGGGGGGCAGGCTGGTTTCAATATCCCAATTTTATATGGGTTGACCCTGCCCAAAGAGTGCTTATAGCTGATACTTTTAATCAACGTATTCAAGTTATTCAAGTAAAAGCAGTCACTTCTACGTTTGAAAGAAAAGAAGGTATTCTTGTGCCAGGTTTTCCTTTAAGGTTAGAAACTCGATAG